The Thioalkalivibrio thiocyanodenitrificans ARhD 1 genome window below encodes:
- a CDS encoding DUF1328 family protein, with product MLSRVLIFFILAIIAAALGLSGVAGAASWVAQVLFLVFLVLLVVAVVTGRRVP from the coding sequence ATGCTCAGCCGGGTACTGATCTTCTTCATCCTCGCCATCATTGCCGCCGCACTCGGCCTTTCGGGAGTGGCGGGCGCGGCATCCTGGGTGGCACAGGTGCTCTTTCTGGTGTTCCTGGTGCTTCTGGTGGTGGCAGTTGTCACCGGCCGGCGGGTTCCGTAG
- a CDS encoding thioredoxin family protein: protein MLSIVNSGRALAVVLCLALVPAVPASAQTGAQPGSGGQVEVVHPPWFKESLLDLRADLDDALAAGKAGVLLYFGTRTCSYCHALMETTFAEEDIVARLNARYDVIGLEVLSDDQLLDFQGRSHWTKDFAVQEKARFTPTLAFYGEDGALRLRLVGYVPPERFRVALDYLEEGRDGRQSLREYLAEREAADRAAEGAIVHDPELFAAPPHDLDRRQPADRPLLVVFERPDCAACLRLHRTVLAQTAVRERVARFHAVQLDATDATTSIVLPDGTTSTPAAWADRLELLHAPALLFFDENGEEVVRADSELLIDAGGTAVEEATPRVTANIVARLRYVLEKGYVEQPQFQQWRNRADGGSSQ, encoded by the coding sequence ATGTTGTCGATCGTGAATTCGGGACGCGCGCTTGCGGTGGTGCTCTGTCTGGCACTTGTGCCCGCAGTGCCCGCGTCAGCGCAGACCGGGGCACAGCCCGGTTCCGGTGGCCAGGTGGAAGTCGTGCACCCGCCCTGGTTCAAGGAGAGCCTCCTGGACCTTCGGGCGGATCTCGATGACGCACTGGCCGCAGGAAAGGCGGGCGTGCTGCTGTATTTCGGCACCCGCACCTGCAGCTACTGCCATGCCCTCATGGAGACCACGTTCGCGGAGGAGGACATCGTGGCGCGGCTCAATGCCCGCTACGATGTCATCGGCCTGGAGGTGCTGAGCGACGACCAGCTCCTGGATTTCCAGGGACGATCCCACTGGACCAAGGATTTCGCCGTCCAGGAGAAGGCCAGGTTCACTCCGACCCTGGCTTTCTACGGGGAGGACGGCGCCCTGCGCCTGCGTCTCGTGGGCTATGTGCCGCCGGAGCGCTTTCGGGTCGCACTGGATTACCTGGAGGAGGGGCGCGACGGGCGCCAGAGCCTGCGCGAGTACCTGGCGGAACGGGAGGCAGCGGATCGCGCAGCCGAAGGCGCAATCGTGCATGACCCCGAGCTGTTTGCCGCACCGCCTCATGACCTGGATCGGCGCCAGCCCGCGGACCGGCCGCTGCTGGTGGTTTTCGAGCGGCCGGATTGCGCAGCCTGTTTACGGTTGCATCGCACGGTCCTCGCGCAAACGGCCGTACGCGAGAGGGTGGCCCGTTTCCATGCGGTTCAGTTGGACGCCACTGATGCGACCACATCCATCGTGCTCCCGGACGGTACAACCAGCACCCCCGCCGCATGGGCGGATCGGCTGGAATTGCTACACGCCCCGGCGCTGCTCTTTTTCGACGAGAATGGCGAGGAGGTGGTGCGCGCCGACTCGGAACTGCTGATCGATGCCGGCGGTACGGCCGTGGAGGAGGCCACGCCCCGTGTCACGGCAAACATCGTCGCGCGGCTTCGCTACGTGCTGGAGAAGGGCTACGTGGAGCAACCCCAGTTCCAGCAATGGCGCAACCGCGCCGATGGCGGGTCATCGCAATAG